In Flavobacterium piscisymbiosum, the sequence CCAAAGTGCAATATCTGCCAGCGTTGTAGCATTTGTAATACCTCTTGAACTTAATTTTTCAGGCGTGCTCTGACGCAAAAATTCGTTGGCATACGAAACAGAAACCATGGTTCTGCTAAACATTCCCAGAATAACAGGATTTGCCGGTGTCCAGATATTACGTTGTAATTCTGCTGTTCCTCCGTCATTTTCATAACTCCAAACCAGTTCGTCTGTCGTTAATTCCTGCATGTATAATAAACATCTTGTAAACTGGCTTGTTCCTGCATCTACACCTTCAAGCGAAGAATTATCTGGACCCAAAACTCCCGTTAAAGTTAAATTTCCGTAAACTCCTGCGAAAGCCTTTTTGTATCCGTCCGGAGTCGAAAATAAAACATCAGACGAAAGAACGTCATCATCTTCAGAGACTACGTTTAAGTCATCTGTACAAGAATGAAAAACGGTAGTCAATGCTAAAATTGTTATTAAAATATATTTTTTCATCTTTTATTAAAATTTAAGATTAAGACCAAATAAAACAGATCGTTGTCTAGGATAAATTGTTTTGTCTACACCGTTATTAGTAATTTCAGGATCTAAACCGCTGTATTTTGTAATAACAAAAACGTTCTGAACTCCAGTCGAAAATCTTAACGATGCTTTACTGTTTAACCAGTTGTTTAAAGTATAACCTAACGTAATGTTGTCCATTTTTAAGAAAGAAGCATTCTCGATATAAAGATCTGATAATACAACACTTGAAGTAGTCTGAAAATTAGTATCTAGTATCTGAGACGGAACATTACTTAAGACCCCACCGTTTTCCATAGCATCATATTGTGCTCTGCTGGCATCTACGGCATTGTAAATTCGGTTACCAATACTGGCTCTTAAATTGAATGAAAAATCGAATTTTTTATAATTCATATTAGATGCAAATCCTAAAGTAAAATCCGGATCAGGATTATTATAAATGTATTTATCTGAATCATTTCTAATATTATCACCATTTAAATCTGCAAAAGCACCTTCGATTGGTTTTCCTTCATTATTGTATAATTGTTTATAAACATAGAAAGAATAAGGTGTGTAACCTTCTCTGAAAATTTGTCCCGGAGTTCCCGTTCCTGCAATATTGTCTCCTAAAAAGATATCACTTCCGTTTACCAGATTTTTGATTCTTCTTTCGAATTTGGCAATATTAAAATTCATATTCCAATTGAAATTCTCTGTTTTAATGGCATTCGCGTTAAGCGTAAACTCGACCCCTTTTGTGGTAAAGCTTCCTACGTTTTGATACACACGGTTAGAGAAATTACTACCATCAGAGATTGCTGCATTTACCAATAAATCTTTCGATTCTTTGTAATACACATCAAGTCCGGCAGATAAACGATTGTCTAAAAATCCAAAATCAAGACCTGCATTGTACGAAGTAGTTTCTTCCCATTTCAAATTGTTTGTTCTTTTTGAAGGAAGTGCAACCGGAACCGGACTTGTACCAAAATAGTACTCAGAGTTTCCGCTACCCACCTGATATTTCTGCAAATATCCATTTGGCTCAGGAATATCTTGTTGTCCTGTAATACCGTAACTTAATCTTAATTTTAAATCCGATAATACGGTACTTTCTTTAAAGAAATCTTCTTTGATTTTCCATGCAAAAGCTACAGAAGGGAAATTCCCCCAACGGTTTGCTTCTTCAAATCTTGAAGAACCATCTCGTCTGTAAGAAAGCGTTAATAAATATTTATCTCTAAAATTTAAGTTTGTTCTGGCAAAGAATCCTAATAAAACTACATCTGTATCCAAAGTTGTTTCAGGAAATGTTGATGGTAAATCCGGGTTTAGGATATTACCGGTTTCAAATTTTGAACTTTGAAATTTTTGATAGGAATAACCAGCTGTCGCCTCAAAATTCAATGATTTAAAAGTTTTATTATACACTAAATAAGTATCTAATAATTTATTTTTTCTAGTGGCTTCTGTATATTCATTTGTACCATACGGAATGTTGTTGTTTGACGGAGCAGAACCTGCATCAGCACCAACCAATCTTCTTCTGTCTCCATTCGATTCATCATAACCAACATTTACAACGGCTCTTAAAGCAGGTAAAAAATGGAATTTATAATCCATTTCAAAATTTCCAAAAATTCTGTCATTCGTTCCTCTGTCATTGGTGTTCAACAATTGCGAAACAGGATTTCTTGCTGCGGTTGAAACTAAAGGATAATTTCCGTTAGAATCAATTCCGGTAGTATATTCAAAATAACCACCATAAGGCGCACCTTCAACTTTTATGGGCTGAGTCGGGTCAAAACCAATAGCAGCTCCTTCAACAGCATCTGTAAATCTGTTTTTTTCGTTGGTATAATTCGCCGAAAGTCTCAATTTTAAATGATTGTCAAGGAAAGCAGGATTCATGACTAAACCAACCGTATTTCTTTTGAAATTATTCGTCAAACGCAGACCTTGCTGATCTGTATTTCCTAAAGTCAAACTCGTTGGAATAATATTGAATAAACTTCCTCTTATGGCTAAACTTTGATCGATTGTTCCGGTGTTTCTGTAAATTGCTTTTTGCCAATCTGTATTTGCAGTTCCCAGTTTACTTAAATCATCGCTTCTTCTGTCTGCGATAACACTTCTAAACTCATCTGCACTAAAAACATCTACCGTTTTAGTCAGCGTTCCTGCGGCATATTGTACATTATAATCTACAGATAATGTTTTGCTTCCTTTTTTGGTCGTGATAATAATAACACCATTTGAAGCGCGAGAACCATAAATTGCAGAAGCCGATGCATCTTTTAAAACCGTAATAGATTCTACTGTTGCAGGATTTAATGAAGCTAAAAACGAAGAAGATCCTGTATTTGTAGTATTATCAAGAGGTAATCCGTCGATAACAATAAGAGGATCATTACTTGCAAAAAGCGAACTTCCGCCTCGAATTCTGATTTGAGAACTAGAACCCGGAGCACCCGTTGAATTTACGGTTAAACCGGCAACTCTACCATTAAGCAGGTTTTCTGTAGTAATATTATTTCCTTTGTTAAAGTCTTTGGTCGTAAGTGCGACAACAGATCCTGTCGCATCTTTCTTTTTCACGCTTCCGTAACCTACCTGAACCACTACTTCTTTTAGTAAGTTAGTATCTTCTTCGAGATATACGGTTATGTTTTTTTGTCCGGCAACCGGAATAGTCTGATTGGAATAACCGGTATAAGAAAACGTAATCTGGCTATCTGCTTTTACTCCGGATAATTTAAATTTTCCATCAAAGTCGGTAGAGGTACTAATGTTTGCCCCTGATACTTTTATGTTTACTCCTGGTATGGGCTGTTTGGATCCTTGTTCCAAAACAACACCGCTAATAGTGTTCTGAGCAAAAACACAAAAAGGAAGTAAGAGTAATAAAAGTAAAAATTTGTTTTTAATTCTTTTCATACTTTTTTAATTGGGTTGGTTTAAGTTAGTGTTGGTTACAAAATGATTGCAGAATTTTATAAGTCAGGACTATAATCTGCTTTTTAAAATAAGTCTAGTGTTTAGGAAAGTGTTTCCCGTTGTAAATTGTAATTGAAGTGTTGGTCATGTTTAAATTGTTTTTGGTTACGATAATTGGTTAGTTTGTTTTGGTTGACTTGTTATGGTCGAAAAATAAAGTAGTATTACTCAAACGTTATAGCTTATCAACTGACTCTGCAAATTAAATACAGAGCAAGCTATTTAGACAGGGAAAAATTCATTTATAAAAGGGGACAATTTCGTAAAAGTGTCTCTACAACACTTCATAAAAACATATTATCTATTTTTTTGGTTTAAAAAAAATCAAAATATCAATAATTAAGCTTTAAAATAATCGATTTAATAATCAAATCGTTTGTAGGTTTTAACCGGTATATTCTCAAAAAAAACTACGGAAAAGAAAAAAATTATACCGCAAAGAGCGCTAAGTTTTTTTACTCTTAGCTTTTAAAAAGGACAAAGTTCGCAAAGCTTTGTCTTCATTTAGCTTTGCGAACTCTGTGTTTTTTTAAAGCAACCTTAAATAAAAATCTTTGTGTTCTCTGCGGTAAAAAACAATTAATATATCAAACTAAACCCTTTAGAGAAAGAAAAAAATTTTACAGCAAAGAGCGCTAAGTTTTTTTACTCTTAACTTTTTATAAAACACAAGTTCAAAAGCTTTCTATTGATCGAGCTTTGCGTTCTCTGTGTTTTTTTTAAAGCAATCTTAAATAAAAATCTTTGTGTTCTCTGCGTTAAAAAACAGTAAGCTTTTAGAAAATAAAATCCGTTTTTATCTGCGTTTTTACGAAGTAAATCTGTTTTATCCGCGTCAAAATTAGACGCTGATTTTACTGATTCGCTAAGGCGAAAACGCTGATAAAAACGGATTTTTCTAATTAAAATCTATCCGAGGCTTCGGCAATGTCATTAAGTTACACTTTTACAAAATAAAATTATTACAAATAAAATCCGTTTTAATCCGCGTTTTTACGAAGTAAATCTGTTTTATCCGCGTCAAAATTAGACGCTGATTTTACTGATTCGCTAAAGCGAAAACGCTGATAAAAACGGATTTTTCTAATTATTTTCCTGATTAAAATGTATTAATTCTATAGATCCGACTTACTTTAATAATATTGCGCTTTGGGACTATGTGTGAGAAACTAGTTTTTTGATCTATCTTTTTCAAAATCATAAAATCTATGTTTCTATGTGTTTAATTAAATTTTTATGCATAATCAACAGTTATCGTTAAT encodes:
- a CDS encoding SusC/RagA family TonB-linked outer membrane protein; protein product: MKRIKNKFLLLLLLLPFCVFAQNTISGVVLEQGSKQPIPGVNIKVSGANISTSTDFDGKFKLSGVKADSQITFSYTGYSNQTIPVAGQKNITVYLEEDTNLLKEVVVQVGYGSVKKKDATGSVVALTTKDFNKGNNITTENLLNGRVAGLTVNSTGAPGSSSQIRIRGGSSLFASNDPLIVIDGLPLDNTTNTGSSSFLASLNPATVESITVLKDASASAIYGSRASNGVIIITTKKGSKTLSVDYNVQYAAGTLTKTVDVFSADEFRSVIADRRSDDLSKLGTANTDWQKAIYRNTGTIDQSLAIRGSLFNIIPTSLTLGNTDQQGLRLTNNFKRNTVGLVMNPAFLDNHLKLRLSANYTNEKNRFTDAVEGAAIGFDPTQPIKVEGAPYGGYFEYTTGIDSNGNYPLVSTAARNPVSQLLNTNDRGTNDRIFGNFEMDYKFHFLPALRAVVNVGYDESNGDRRRLVGADAGSAPSNNNIPYGTNEYTEATRKNKLLDTYLVYNKTFKSLNFEATAGYSYQKFQSSKFETGNILNPDLPSTFPETTLDTDVVLLGFFARTNLNFRDKYLLTLSYRRDGSSRFEEANRWGNFPSVAFAWKIKEDFFKESTVLSDLKLRLSYGITGQQDIPEPNGYLQKYQVGSGNSEYYFGTSPVPVALPSKRTNNLKWEETTSYNAGLDFGFLDNRLSAGLDVYYKESKDLLVNAAISDGSNFSNRVYQNVGSFTTKGVEFTLNANAIKTENFNWNMNFNIAKFERRIKNLVNGSDIFLGDNIAGTGTPGQIFREGYTPYSFYVYKQLYNNEGKPIEGAFADLNGDNIRNDSDKYIYNNPDPDFTLGFASNMNYKKFDFSFNLRASIGNRIYNAVDASRAQYDAMENGGVLSNVPSQILDTNFQTTSSVVLSDLYIENASFLKMDNITLGYTLNNWLNSKASLRFSTGVQNVFVITKYSGLDPEITNNGVDKTIYPRQRSVLFGLNLKF